Proteins encoded within one genomic window of Companilactobacillus zhachilii:
- a CDS encoding PadR family transcriptional regulator, whose protein sequence is MNVKPLISKDIIRGHTTTIVLNILSQGDSYGYEIAKMVKVLSRDAYELNEATLYTVFRRLEKNGDITSYWGDESQGGRRKYYQITDQGKQTLTDNIKAWNFAKEVIDDLILGRIEDYE, encoded by the coding sequence ATGAATGTGAAACCACTAATTTCTAAAGATATTATTCGTGGCCATACGACAACCATCGTTTTAAATATTCTTAGTCAAGGTGATAGCTATGGTTATGAGATTGCCAAGATGGTTAAGGTTTTGAGTCGTGATGCTTATGAGTTGAATGAAGCAACTTTGTACACAGTTTTCCGTCGACTGGAAAAAAACGGTGATATCACTAGTTACTGGGGTGATGAAAGTCAAGGTGGTCGTCGAAAATACTATCAAATAACCGACCAAGGTAAACAAACTTTGACGGATAATATTAAAGCTTGGAATTTTGCTAAAGAAGTCATTGATGACTTGATTTTAGGAAGGATTGAAGATTATGAGTGA
- a CDS encoding acyl-CoA thioesterase encodes MKQITCQQTRTISERIIFDGDLNDKQTLFGGKTLSLLDENAGLASFKLVHAKIATASYDHVNFWRPITTDKYVKFESFVTGVSGRQIEVFTKVISHDLKTDITEVAFTSFCTLVVLRSAQQIELPELVPETDEEKYLCAGFADRLAAREEERSNKDDFLSHLTLD; translated from the coding sequence ATGAAACAAATTACATGTCAACAAACACGTACGATAAGTGAGCGCATTATTTTTGATGGAGATTTAAACGATAAACAGACACTCTTTGGTGGCAAAACGTTGAGCCTTTTGGATGAAAATGCTGGTTTGGCTAGTTTTAAATTAGTCCATGCTAAAATTGCAACAGCTAGTTACGATCATGTTAACTTTTGGCGACCTATAACAACTGATAAGTATGTCAAATTCGAATCTTTTGTGACTGGTGTTTCTGGTCGGCAAATCGAAGTTTTTACGAAAGTTATCAGCCACGATTTGAAAACAGATATTACTGAAGTGGCCTTTACGAGTTTTTGTACATTGGTAGTTTTACGTTCAGCCCAACAAATTGAATTGCCAGAATTAGTACCAGAAACTGATGAGGAAAAGTATCTCTGTGCGGGCTTCGCTGATCGATTGGCTGCTAGAGAAGAAGAACGTAGTAATAAAGATGACTTTTTAAGCCATTTAACATTAGATTAG
- a CDS encoding L-lactate permease: MILIALSAVILPLVLLGILNMPATKGMSISAFIVLLEGFFFWKMPTTVLLASIMQSIHKALPILWILFGALMMLNILQHTGAIERINAGFHTISADMRLQVLLVAFLFGGLIEGVSGFGTPAMVTAPLMIALGFSPMAAVTLALVADSTPAAFGAVGTPLTVGLSNVSEKADFLNAIGQRITQLDLFAGTFMPLILVLMLTFLFGKKDTNHLKDFLTLVPWSLFIGITYSLFALLVSFTISYEFVAILAPFATIIIAIISIKLKFLLPKSVFEHPWTTSTQTVKSDNKMSLLTAWSPYIVVILMLLATRTINPLKNFLVTNVNLSWKNILGFSQINSDWEFLYSPGTLLTIAVIIGLLLQVKSLKSFLPIAKRVAFSMRSTALALIVTLIMVQIFTNSELNNANLPSMPMFIAKVISKYLSSVWIIIAPFLGQLGSFVTGSTTVSTLTFGQIQADIAAKAGVGKDLVLAAQLIGAAAGNMICVHNIVSVSSVVGLSGQEGNILRKTVVPALFYSLLVGIIGFIFTLFM; this comes from the coding sequence ATGATTCTAATTGCACTATCAGCGGTCATCTTGCCACTAGTTTTACTAGGCATCCTCAACATGCCAGCCACTAAGGGCATGTCGATCAGTGCATTCATTGTTTTATTAGAGGGATTTTTCTTTTGGAAAATGCCCACAACCGTTCTACTGGCTTCAATTATGCAATCAATTCATAAGGCGTTACCGATCTTATGGATTTTGTTTGGAGCCTTGATGATGTTAAATATCTTACAGCACACTGGAGCGATTGAACGCATTAACGCCGGGTTCCATACTATTTCTGCTGACATGCGGTTACAAGTTTTATTAGTTGCCTTTTTATTCGGTGGACTAATCGAAGGTGTCTCCGGATTCGGTACTCCAGCAATGGTTACAGCTCCATTAATGATTGCTTTAGGTTTTTCACCAATGGCAGCTGTAACTTTGGCATTAGTTGCTGACTCAACTCCAGCCGCTTTTGGGGCAGTTGGTACACCATTAACCGTCGGACTTAGTAACGTTAGTGAAAAAGCCGACTTTCTTAATGCTATCGGTCAACGTATTACCCAGTTAGACTTATTTGCAGGGACATTCATGCCCTTGATTTTAGTTTTGATGTTAACTTTTCTATTCGGCAAAAAAGATACCAATCATCTGAAAGACTTTTTAACGCTAGTACCTTGGTCGCTCTTTATCGGCATCACTTATAGTCTGTTTGCACTTTTAGTATCATTTACAATCAGTTATGAATTCGTAGCAATCTTAGCACCATTTGCCACAATTATTATTGCTATTATTTCAATTAAACTTAAATTCTTACTACCAAAATCAGTCTTTGAACATCCCTGGACCACTTCAACACAAACAGTTAAGTCAGACAATAAGATGTCACTCTTAACTGCTTGGTCACCATACATTGTCGTTATTTTGATGCTATTGGCGACTCGTACAATTAATCCACTTAAAAATTTCTTAGTCACAAATGTCAATTTATCGTGGAAAAATATTCTCGGATTCTCACAAATTAATTCAGACTGGGAATTCCTTTATTCACCCGGAACCCTATTAACAATTGCGGTTATCATTGGTCTGTTGCTCCAAGTTAAATCACTCAAAAGTTTCTTGCCAATTGCCAAAAGAGTGGCTTTCTCAATGAGATCAACTGCCTTAGCCTTAATCGTAACTTTAATAATGGTACAAATTTTCACCAACTCTGAATTGAATAATGCTAATTTACCCAGTATGCCCATGTTTATAGCAAAAGTTATCTCCAAATACTTATCATCAGTTTGGATTATCATTGCCCCATTCCTTGGCCAACTAGGATCATTCGTTACAGGAAGCACGACCGTTTCAACCTTGACCTTTGGCCAAATCCAAGCTGATATTGCTGCTAAAGCGGGTGTCGGTAAAGATTTAGTCTTGGCAGCACAACTAATCGGTGCTGCCGCCGGAAATATGATTTGTGTACATAATATCGTTTCAGTCAGTTCCGTAGTTGGATTGTCTGGACAAGAAGGAAATATCTTACGTAAAACCGTTGTTCCAGCTTTATTTTACAGTTTACTCGTTGGAATCATTGGTTTTATCTTCACATTATTTATGTAA
- a CDS encoding ABC transporter permease, protein MGYLYKQEIFKLLKKRSLWFCLLFIVLQNIGMAIFSQSYSKFFEAKLLFQYDFASTSFISLIMIAASATIISTEFEYNTIKNVVMQPYSRGQVLVSKWLTILTYSVAIYLLAMILSLVDKFVFFNTTFSLNDKVSGGTNLVWQSWLISNGATFITLWLILSVVLLLAAVMKKGALAVVVGVVGYFTLEVISSLMFILIERWNFLKWNPLNFLNYPSQLSRGELLSRLTHLSNNQMLMGNILYIVLFMAIGLFFFSRKEV, encoded by the coding sequence ATGGGCTATTTATATAAACAAGAAATTTTTAAGTTGTTAAAAAAGCGGAGTCTCTGGTTCTGTCTGTTATTTATCGTGTTACAAAATATTGGTATGGCAATTTTTAGCCAATCATATTCAAAATTCTTTGAAGCAAAATTATTATTTCAGTATGACTTTGCCTCGACATCATTTATTTCATTGATCATGATTGCAGCCAGTGCCACGATTATTTCGACAGAGTTTGAATACAATACGATTAAGAATGTAGTGATGCAGCCGTATTCGCGTGGCCAAGTTTTAGTCAGCAAGTGGTTAACTATTTTAACTTATTCAGTGGCAATCTACTTGTTGGCCATGATTTTGAGTTTGGTCGATAAGTTTGTTTTCTTTAACACTACCTTTTCGCTAAATGATAAGGTGAGTGGCGGTACTAATTTGGTTTGGCAAAGCTGGCTGATTAGTAATGGAGCCACTTTTATTACACTTTGGTTAATCTTGAGCGTTGTACTCTTATTAGCTGCCGTAATGAAGAAGGGTGCATTGGCCGTCGTAGTGGGTGTCGTGGGGTACTTTACCTTGGAAGTTATTAGTTCATTGATGTTTATCTTAATTGAAAGATGGAATTTCTTAAAATGGAATCCACTGAATTTTTTAAACTATCCCAGCCAATTGAGCAGAGGAGAATTACTTTCTAGACTGACGCACTTGAGTAATAATCAGATGTTAATGGGCAATATACTGTATATCGTATTATTTATGGCAATAGGTTTATTTTTCTTCTCGAGAAAAGAAGTTTAA
- a CDS encoding ATP-binding cassette domain-containing protein — MSKGHIIGLVGANGAGKTTIMKAILSLIKSEGQITIDGQKTTFNHHPILQKVGALVEYPGIYPYLSGRDHLKLFVNDSKDSQERIQTIINDLKLNDYIDQRAKLYSLGMKQKLGIAMALVNQPDLVILDEPMNGLDPQATKDLREMILKRRDQGLTVLISSHILGELQKLAEDLIVIDHGKVIKRTTMNELLASNQHFIVIKTSDDTKAQELLEVVGFKTVSQSPLRFALTEKNTVERLMNILMKQQINVTDLQHEDADLEESILQLIAE; from the coding sequence ATGTCAAAAGGGCATATCATTGGTTTAGTTGGGGCTAATGGTGCCGGCAAGACTACAATAATGAAGGCCATTTTAAGTTTGATCAAAAGTGAAGGTCAGATAACTATTGATGGTCAAAAAACTACCTTCAACCACCATCCCATTTTACAAAAAGTCGGAGCATTAGTTGAGTATCCAGGCATTTATCCATACTTAAGTGGAAGAGATCACCTTAAATTATTTGTGAACGATTCAAAGGATAGTCAAGAACGTATTCAAACAATTATTAATGATTTGAAATTGAACGATTATATTGACCAAAGAGCCAAATTGTACTCTTTAGGGATGAAGCAAAAATTAGGAATTGCGATGGCTTTGGTCAACCAGCCTGATCTAGTTATCCTTGATGAACCTATGAATGGTTTGGATCCACAAGCAACAAAAGATTTACGTGAAATGATTTTGAAACGAAGAGATCAAGGTTTGACGGTTTTGATATCCAGTCATATTTTAGGTGAATTACAAAAATTAGCCGAAGATTTGATCGTGATTGACCATGGAAAAGTTATCAAAAGAACTACCATGAACGAATTATTAGCCAGTAATCAACATTTCATCGTAATTAAAACTAGTGATGATACCAAGGCACAAGAATTATTAGAGGTGGTTGGTTTTAAAACTGTCTCACAATCGCCATTGCGCTTTGCTTTGACCGAAAAAAATACCGTTGAAAGATTGATGAATATTTTGATGAAACAGCAAATTAATGTGACTGATTTACAGCATGAAGATGCTGATTTAGAAGAATCAATTTTGCAACTAATTGCAGAATAG
- a CDS encoding quinone-dependent dihydroorotate dehydrogenase, translated as MDLYKLVRPAIFKVDPEVDHHLVATGLKVFNQTPQVLRTMFRTKNYANLSVTVKGVTFDSPIGIAAGFDKKAEFYNSLGALGAGFVEIGSITKNEQPGNKKKRIFRLPQDQAIINRMGLNNVGVEETRKHLANTPKHVKIGISVAPGHGLDSDSMIDEMVDNIAQIHSFGDYIALNQSCPNQKGVTTLQEIPVAKKLLQKIHNLHIKEPIFCKFGNDITSEKLIELLTEVGHLIDGVILTNTAANPSSVHDNLKSEHKNEGGGLSGKPIFKKSLSLTKAIHQAFPDLPIMFSGGVFTPEDAQAALMAGASLVQVYTGFIYNGPTMINQINQYLSKNDVLQKVTYSPKIAEVPVRASEDVVVTDIDDKKKIELDANSGASFLE; from the coding sequence ATGGACTTATACAAATTAGTTCGTCCGGCAATTTTCAAAGTAGACCCAGAAGTTGATCATCATTTGGTAGCGACTGGTTTAAAAGTGTTTAATCAAACGCCACAAGTGTTACGAACGATGTTTCGAACAAAAAACTATGCTAATTTGAGTGTGACAGTTAAGGGTGTAACTTTTGATTCACCAATTGGTATTGCAGCTGGTTTTGATAAAAAGGCTGAGTTCTATAATAGTTTGGGTGCTTTAGGCGCTGGCTTTGTTGAAATTGGTAGTATTACTAAAAATGAACAACCAGGTAACAAGAAAAAGAGAATTTTTCGTTTGCCCCAAGATCAAGCAATTATTAACCGCATGGGTTTAAATAATGTCGGCGTGGAAGAAACTAGAAAACATCTAGCCAATACGCCTAAACACGTTAAGATTGGTATCAGCGTTGCTCCGGGACATGGGTTAGATAGCGACAGTATGATTGATGAAATGGTCGATAATATTGCACAGATTCACTCATTTGGTGACTACATTGCGTTAAATCAAAGTTGTCCTAATCAAAAGGGTGTAACGACGTTACAAGAAATTCCCGTGGCTAAAAAATTACTTCAAAAAATCCATAATTTGCATATCAAGGAACCAATTTTTTGTAAGTTTGGCAATGATATCACTTCTGAAAAACTGATTGAATTGTTAACTGAAGTAGGTCATTTGATAGACGGAGTGATTTTGACTAATACTGCTGCCAATCCTAGTTCTGTTCATGATAATTTGAAATCTGAGCATAAGAATGAAGGTGGCGGACTTAGTGGGAAGCCAATTTTTAAAAAATCATTGAGCTTAACAAAGGCTATCCATCAAGCATTCCCAGATTTGCCAATTATGTTTTCCGGTGGTGTTTTTACACCCGAAGATGCACAAGCGGCATTAATGGCTGGAGCAAGTTTGGTACAAGTTTATACAGGATTTATTTATAATGGTCCAACTATGATCAATCAAATTAACCAATATCTTTCTAAGAATGATGTTTTACAAAAAGTAACGTATTCACCTAAGATTGCAGAAGTTCCAGTGCGAGCTAGTGAAGATGTTGTCGTTACCGATATTGATGACAAGAAAAAAATTGAATTAGATGCTAATTCAGGCGCTTCATTTCTTGAATAA
- the pyrE gene encoding orotate phosphoribosyltransferase, whose protein sequence is MDELAVANNIAGQLLKIKAVTLSPKEPFTWASGIKAPIYTDNRLTIAYPDFRQTIAHDLAELIKEHYPDAEVIGGVATAGIPHATGVSNILNLPLNYVRPQKKDHGKKSQIEGRCQKGDKVVLIDDLISTGGSILKAVKAVREEGGDVIGTVAIFSYGLPESTQNFADYDTQLFTLTDYPTMIEVAQEQNYVEANDMELLKQWYQDPESWGK, encoded by the coding sequence ATGGATGAATTAGCAGTTGCAAATAATATTGCCGGACAATTATTAAAAATTAAGGCGGTTACATTAAGTCCCAAAGAGCCATTCACATGGGCCAGTGGTATTAAAGCTCCCATTTATACGGATAACCGTCTAACGATTGCTTATCCAGATTTCCGCCAAACAATTGCACATGATTTAGCTGAATTGATTAAAGAACACTATCCCGATGCTGAAGTTATCGGTGGTGTTGCCACGGCAGGAATTCCTCATGCTACTGGTGTGTCTAACATCTTGAATTTACCTTTAAACTATGTTCGTCCTCAAAAGAAGGATCATGGTAAGAAGAGTCAAATCGAAGGTCGTTGTCAAAAAGGTGATAAAGTTGTTCTAATTGATGACTTAATTTCAACTGGTGGTAGTATTTTAAAGGCTGTTAAGGCGGTTCGTGAAGAAGGTGGCGACGTGATTGGGACCGTGGCAATTTTTTCATATGGCTTGCCAGAAAGCACTCAAAACTTTGCTGACTATGATACGCAATTGTTCACATTGACAGACTATCCAACCATGATTGAAGTTGCCCAAGAACAAAATTATGTTGAAGCAAATGATATGGAATTATTAAAACAATGGTATCAAGACCCAGAAAGCTGGGGTAAATAA
- the pyrF gene encoding orotidine-5'-phosphate decarboxylase, with amino-acid sequence MSKPVIVALDFADDFECINFLNQFPKDEKLFLKIGLEMFCQFGYPFVRNLRERGYNIFLDLKLHDIPNTVKRTCEMIAKWDVQMLTVHATGGAEMIEAAKKGLDGSQTKLLAVTQLTSLGQSELANELQVPLKSQDYVTHLAKLAYQNGADGVISSALEVPMIKDATSTDFLCVTPGIRPKSAQVGDQKRVATPAHARSLGSDAIVVGRPITQAENGHQAYMNICKEWNK; translated from the coding sequence ATGAGTAAACCAGTAATAGTAGCGCTAGATTTTGCAGATGATTTTGAATGTATTAACTTCTTAAACCAATTTCCTAAGGATGAAAAATTGTTTTTAAAGATTGGTTTGGAAATGTTTTGTCAATTTGGTTATCCATTTGTCAGAAATTTGAGAGAACGTGGTTACAATATTTTCTTAGATTTGAAGTTGCATGATATTCCCAATACCGTTAAGAGAACGTGTGAAATGATTGCTAAATGGGATGTTCAGATGTTGACGGTTCATGCCACTGGTGGTGCCGAGATGATTGAAGCTGCTAAAAAAGGTTTGGACGGTTCTCAAACTAAATTATTAGCGGTCACACAATTGACATCACTTGGACAAAGTGAATTAGCTAATGAACTACAAGTACCTTTAAAGTCACAAGATTACGTGACACATCTAGCAAAATTGGCTTATCAAAATGGTGCCGATGGTGTTATTTCATCAGCACTTGAAGTTCCAATGATCAAAGATGCTACTAGTACTGATTTCTTATGTGTAACTCCAGGTATTAGACCTAAATCAGCCCAAGTTGGCGACCAAAAGCGTGTTGCAACACCGGCTCATGCGAGAAGTTTAGGTAGTGATGCTATCGTTGTCGGTCGTCCGATTACTCAAGCAGAAAATGGTCATCAAGCATACATGAATATTTGTAAGGAGTGGAATAAATAA
- a CDS encoding dihydroorotase, which yields MKLLIKNAKLFYTNKLINCDVLVEDGKFKQIAENIVATDAKIIDAKFQLVTPGLVDVHVHFREPGQVHKETIRTGTLASAHGGFTTVGAMPNVTPVPDDAKKFQQQVALNQANSLIHTLQYAPVTVNETSDELVDIEGLAKLGAFAFSNDGHGIMNAQSMYEAMERIAAIDSHLAAHVEDKNLFNRGVINFGSASQRLGLPGIKQVAETSQLARDLVLAKETGVHYHVCHISTKDGIELVRMAKDAGINVTCEVSPHHLLLSDADILTDDANFKMNPPLRSEADRQALISGLQDGTIDMIATDHAPHAENEKNQGFEKSAFGITGIETSFPLMYSRLVKTGIISLEQLLNLMTEKPAQLFNLKNAGIIKLNQAADFAIINLADEYEIKTTDFLSKGKNSPFIGQNVYGQVEQTYIDGECVYSK from the coding sequence ATGAAACTGCTGATCAAAAACGCCAAGTTGTTTTACACTAATAAATTAATTAACTGTGACGTTTTAGTTGAAGACGGTAAGTTCAAACAAATTGCCGAAAATATTGTGGCAACTGATGCTAAAATAATTGATGCTAAATTTCAATTGGTTACGCCAGGATTAGTTGATGTCCACGTTCATTTTAGAGAACCAGGTCAAGTTCATAAGGAAACTATTAGAACTGGCACCTTAGCTTCAGCTCATGGTGGGTTTACGACTGTTGGAGCAATGCCAAATGTAACTCCCGTACCAGATGATGCCAAAAAGTTTCAACAACAAGTAGCCTTGAATCAGGCTAATTCGCTAATTCACACATTGCAGTATGCACCCGTTACTGTGAACGAAACTAGTGATGAATTGGTTGATATTGAAGGGCTGGCTAAGTTAGGAGCTTTTGCTTTCTCAAATGATGGTCATGGAATTATGAACGCACAATCCATGTACGAGGCCATGGAACGAATCGCCGCTATCGATAGTCACTTAGCAGCACATGTTGAAGATAAGAATCTTTTCAATCGCGGTGTAATTAATTTTGGCTCAGCGTCACAACGTTTAGGCTTGCCAGGAATCAAACAGGTCGCCGAAACTTCACAACTTGCTCGTGATTTGGTTTTAGCTAAAGAGACTGGTGTACACTATCATGTCTGTCATATTTCAACTAAAGATGGTATTGAACTAGTCAGAATGGCCAAGGATGCTGGTATTAATGTCACTTGTGAGGTGTCACCACATCATTTGTTATTAAGTGATGCCGATATTTTAACTGATGATGCTAACTTTAAGATGAATCCACCGCTTCGTAGTGAAGCAGATCGCCAAGCATTAATTTCCGGACTGCAGGATGGTACGATTGACATGATTGCAACTGATCATGCACCACATGCTGAAAATGAAAAGAATCAAGGCTTTGAAAAGAGTGCGTTTGGTATCACGGGCATCGAAACGTCATTCCCATTAATGTACAGTCGTTTAGTTAAGACTGGAATTATCAGTTTGGAGCAATTATTGAATTTAATGACTGAAAAACCAGCACAGCTCTTTAATTTAAAAAATGCCGGCATTATTAAACTGAATCAAGCTGCCGATTTTGCCATTATTAATTTGGCAGATGAATACGAGATCAAAACAACTGATTTCTTATCAAAAGGGAAAAACAGTCCTTTTATCGGCCAAAATGTTTATGGGCAAGTCGAACAAACGTATATTGATGGAGAATGTGTCTATTCAAAATAA
- a CDS encoding aspartate carbamoyltransferase catalytic subunit — protein sequence MKNILSMSQLSNEEVYSLINSAMEFKEGKKSAIGADKFAINLFFENSTRTKSSFQVAEMKLGMKEIEFEASTSSTTKGESLYDTVKTEESIGASVAIIRHSQDKYYEDLVNNHNLNIHIINGGDGTGQHPSQSLLDLMTIYEHFGKFEGLKIGIIGDLSHSRVAHSNAEILTRLGAQVNFGGLDAWYTPEFAEIGQHMSVDELCQEMDVVMLLRVQHERLSEEENKNFSKADYFAKYGLNSDRVKMMKPDAMIMHPAPVNRGAEIADDVVECEKSYIFPQMANGVFMRMAMIEAVLEGDKVKNETADQKRQVVLH from the coding sequence ATGAAAAATATACTTTCTATGTCACAATTATCAAACGAAGAGGTCTATAGCTTGATAAATTCAGCTATGGAGTTCAAAGAAGGCAAGAAATCAGCAATTGGTGCTGATAAATTTGCTATCAACCTTTTCTTTGAGAATAGTACGAGAACTAAATCAAGTTTCCAAGTAGCTGAAATGAAGCTTGGTATGAAAGAAATCGAATTTGAAGCATCAACTTCATCAACAACTAAGGGTGAAAGCCTTTATGACACTGTTAAGACTGAAGAAAGTATCGGAGCTTCAGTAGCAATCATTCGTCACAGCCAAGATAAATACTATGAAGACCTTGTAAATAATCATAATTTAAATATCCATATCATTAACGGTGGTGACGGAACTGGTCAACATCCTTCACAATCATTATTAGATTTGATGACAATTTACGAACACTTCGGTAAGTTTGAAGGTCTGAAGATTGGTATTATCGGAGATTTAAGTCATTCACGTGTGGCCCATTCTAATGCCGAAATTTTGACACGTCTAGGAGCTCAAGTGAACTTCGGTGGTCTAGATGCTTGGTATACTCCAGAATTTGCTGAAATTGGTCAACATATGAGCGTTGATGAACTTTGCCAAGAAATGGACGTTGTTATGTTGTTGAGAGTTCAACACGAACGTCTTTCTGAAGAAGAAAATAAGAACTTCTCTAAAGCAGATTATTTTGCTAAATATGGTTTGAATAGTGACCGCGTCAAAATGATGAAACCAGATGCTATGATTATGCACCCTGCACCAGTAAATCGTGGAGCTGAAATTGCTGATGACGTTGTAGAATGTGAAAAGTCATACATCTTCCCACAAATGGCTAACGGAGTATTCATGAGAATGGCCATGATTGAAGCTGTTTTGGAAGGGGACAAGGTGAAAAATGAAACTGCTGATCAAAAACGCCAAGTTGTTTTACACTAA
- the tyrS gene encoding tyrosine--tRNA ligase, with protein MNIIDELSWRGLINQQSDEEGLRELVDSKDISLYCGMDPTGDSMHIGHLLPFMTLERFGKFGHHPYIVIGGATGSIGDPSGKKAERPMQTMDQVNHNVEALSAQANKIFSGFTMVNNYDWTEPIGILDFLRDYGKLFNVNTMLNKEIISSRLEVGISFTEFTYQILQSLDFLTLYRKHNVQLQVGGGDQWGNLTAGLDLIHKAEGQDAKVYALTIPLLLKADGTKFGKTAGGAVWLDPKKTSPYEFYQFWFNQDDKDVINLLKKFTFLTKEQIEDLAESVKTAPEKRLAQKTLAEEVTKFVHGEEALKTAEKITDVLFSGEIQELTTEEVAEAFHGVPSAEISADPINLVDLLIATNVDKSKRQAREDIQNGAIRINGERLTDTTMEINPKDSFDGKYIVIRRGKKKYFLATVK; from the coding sequence ATGAATATTATTGACGAATTATCATGGCGTGGTCTGATCAACCAACAATCTGACGAAGAAGGTTTACGTGAATTAGTTGATTCAAAGGATATCTCACTATACTGTGGTATGGATCCAACAGGTGATTCCATGCATATCGGACATTTATTGCCATTTATGACATTGGAGAGATTTGGCAAGTTTGGTCATCATCCATACATCGTTATTGGTGGTGCTACTGGTTCTATTGGTGATCCAAGTGGTAAGAAAGCTGAACGTCCAATGCAAACAATGGACCAAGTTAACCATAATGTTGAAGCTTTAAGTGCCCAAGCTAACAAGATTTTCAGTGGCTTTACAATGGTTAATAATTATGACTGGACAGAACCTATTGGTATTTTGGACTTCTTGCGTGACTATGGTAAGTTGTTCAACGTTAATACAATGCTTAATAAGGAAATTATTTCAAGCCGTTTGGAAGTAGGTATTTCATTTACTGAATTTACATACCAAATTCTTCAATCGCTAGATTTCTTGACACTATATCGTAAACATAACGTTCAATTACAAGTTGGTGGTGGTGACCAATGGGGTAACTTAACCGCTGGACTTGATTTGATCCATAAAGCCGAAGGTCAAGATGCTAAAGTTTATGCATTGACAATTCCATTATTGTTGAAAGCAGATGGTACTAAATTTGGTAAGACAGCTGGTGGTGCCGTATGGCTTGATCCTAAGAAGACATCCCCTTACGAATTTTATCAATTCTGGTTCAATCAAGATGATAAAGACGTTATCAATTTGTTGAAGAAATTCACATTCCTAACAAAGGAACAAATTGAAGACTTGGCAGAATCAGTTAAAACAGCACCTGAAAAACGTTTAGCTCAAAAGACTTTAGCTGAAGAGGTTACTAAGTTTGTCCACGGTGAAGAAGCCTTGAAGACAGCTGAAAAGATTACAGACGTACTCTTCTCAGGAGAAATCCAAGAGTTAACAACAGAAGAAGTAGCTGAAGCCTTCCATGGAGTACCAAGTGCAGAAATCTCAGCCGATCCAATCAACTTAGTTGATCTATTAATTGCAACAAACGTCGATAAATCAAAGCGTCAAGCACGTGAAGATATTCAAAATGGTGCAATCAGAATCAACGGCGAAAGATTGACAGACACAACAATGGAAATCAATCCTAAAGATTCATTTGATGGTAAGTACATTGTTATCCGTCGTGGTAAGAAGAAGTATTTCTTGGCAACAGTTAAATAA
- a CDS encoding histidine phosphatase family protein has product MKKTLYIMRHGQTLFNIQHKIQGWCDSPLTQTGIQQAKIAGKYFKDNNITFDAAYCSTAERASDTLELVTKMPYTRLKGLRELSFGKFEGEPEYLHPKIDPKKHFGDYYVQFGGEDNQVAQQRVKQTLTKIMQQDNQTVLVVSHAGSMMMFSDLWTDMQKLRQSGFTNCSILKFTYENNKFNFEKIINF; this is encoded by the coding sequence ATGAAAAAGACACTCTACATTATGCGTCATGGACAAACACTTTTTAATATTCAACACAAAATTCAAGGTTGGTGCGACTCTCCATTGACACAAACCGGAATTCAGCAAGCCAAAATAGCCGGTAAATACTTTAAGGACAACAATATAACCTTTGATGCCGCTTATTGTTCCACAGCTGAACGTGCTAGCGATACTTTAGAACTCGTTACCAAAATGCCCTATACTCGTTTAAAGGGTCTCAGAGAGCTTTCTTTTGGTAAATTTGAAGGTGAACCGGAATATCTCCATCCTAAAATCGACCCTAAAAAACATTTTGGAGATTACTACGTTCAATTTGGTGGTGAAGATAATCAAGTTGCCCAACAACGTGTTAAACAGACTTTAACAAAAATTATGCAACAAGATAATCAAACTGTTTTAGTTGTCAGTCATGCTGGATCCATGATGATGTTCTCCGACCTTTGGACTGACATGCAAAAATTACGTCAAAGTGGATTTACCAACTGTAGTATTTTGAAATTCACTTATGAAAACAATAAATTTAATTTTGAAAAGATTATTAATTTTTAG